The Lolium rigidum isolate FL_2022 chromosome 1, APGP_CSIRO_Lrig_0.1, whole genome shotgun sequence region CACAGAAAAAAGATTGATCAGGGAGTTGGATCATAGGCGCAGCTGGACGACCGTCCGTAGAAGAATGGCGCTCAAATGCTGGATGACGACCTATAGAGAGCTGATTGGAGTAAGAAACTCTCTTATGCAAATATGCAATGTTTACAAGCAGAGGTTTATAATATAAGCAACTGCATTTGTAGATCTCAAAAAGTAAAGATTTTTTTACCCCCTTGGTAATGGTTGCATATTTGCTACATCAGACCTCTAGAAATGTTTTTAGACGTTTATCAAGTTTGACCAAGGTAATGGTCGCATGGTTGCTACACACATAGTACATATTAATTTTTTTTGTCATGTAGATCAATAATCCCAATTACATTATCTGAAGTTAAGCAGTTTGAAATTCCAAGGCCAGATATTTTAATGTGTGCCAAAGGTAACACTCACATGACCTACTATTATCCAAATCAGGTCGCTTGGGATTCTGTACTGTCATGAGAATTCAGAGTTTCATTGTTCACCAGTTCATACAAATCGAATTTGATCTGTAAATAAACATTATCACTTTGCTACCGAGAGTCTGATTACAAAATGTGCTAAAATGTGATACAGACCTTCTCCTGCTCAATATGCAAATTTGCTTCATGAGATCTGAACGTGATGTATATTGAGAAATATCTTGATTGCCTGCTATACTGAATTTTGCTTATATTTATTAGGCAACCTGCTCAGTTGCCTATTCTactgaattttttgaaattttgaatctATGGACACATGTACTCAATTCGTTCAAACCATCTTCTGCTTCATGTTTAGAACTTCAGATAACACGGGCAAATCTTGCATTCAGGTTTGCATGTATAGGACCGAACCTTCCTATCAGGTTGCATGTATAAGCCTGAACTTCGTTCTCTGGTATTTAATTTGTTGTGAGGATGGGATGCATGTATTTGGGTAGATTTTCCACATCTTAGcacttgaatttgaatttcaattttCCATATATATTTTTTAATGGTTACTTAGGTCAATCTTGCACTCTGTTAGATATCAGACATTTAACTGCATTTTGCCATCTGGTACATGTGAGAATAAGTATGGAGATGAATACATCTAGATTGTGCATTACTTTCGTGGATTTACATGGCTTGGCATGTGAAATATTTGATGATCTTCTTAGAATTCACTCGCCATGTGTTTTAAATCAATGCAAGGGAAATTTGCCAAAGAAGTCTTACAATTTGATTTCCCTCCACcaattacataataattaatgaATTAACAGTTGATGATTCGCCTCCTAATATTATACGTGCATTGCACGTACACAATTACTAGTATAGTAAAACATACAATGACATCGTAACAAAACATTATTAAATAGTGTTCCAACCAaaactaaaaataataaaattatctGCAGTCAAATTTTAACGGCAGACCTAATGAAAAAAAGCTCATCTAATTAAATTTCCAGATGTTGTTATGCATAAAAGGAAGGAAAATATCATGTTTCCATCATGCAAGGTAACgaattcttttatttatttatttctaaCATATTTCAAAATTATTAGATAGAGTTATATTATTTTAAGCTAACGAGCTGAAATCAAGCGAGCAAGTGGTCACTTAAAATCAGATCATTTTTAGATCAAGTTAAGATACTTATACTCGACTCATTTCCTTTTCAAGTCGATCTCAAATCGAGTTATAAACAAGTTGACCTCGAGCCGCTCGTGAATGTCGAGCTTTTCTTGCACTCCTAGCGACCGATAGAGATCACACGCACTGACACACGGCCAGCCAGGGAGCAGCCGAGCAGGAGACAGCGGCGGTTTCCTCTCGCCGGCGATTGATCGAATCCTTGAAAAATACAATCCTGCGACGACGGCGTCCACCACGCGTCAGATTAGGGATTTTGTGGCGCTCGCCGCGCGAAAAGATATGCCGTAATAAGGATCCAGCGGTGCTTGAGCAGAGGCAGCTCCTTTCCAAGTTGAAACCATGAAGCAGCCCCTTTTCCAGCAGCAATCAGCGATCGAAGCGGCTTCCTTTGTTTCTTTAATAGTATCTCAATCCTTACCGGGTTACAATCGAAGTCCTCTATCCCCTTTCCGATATTTTCCATCGTATTGATAGAAATTTCGATATTTTGACCAGAGTTTCCATTGATGGCAGGAACCTAGCAGTATAGGTATTTCTGGCCTGGCGGCAACCGCGGTACCCGCAAGTTTTGAGAGGAGACCAGCAGCTCTCTTCGCAGGCGACCTGCTGTCAGATCGGCCTCGGCAAATCTCCCTCGACATGTTGGTGAGTTCTTCCTCCTGTTCCCTTTTCCGTTTTCCCTTTAGGTAGGTCCTCTTACAACATCACTGCAAAAAAATGATGGAATAATAAAAGTAGGAACCATGATCCGAATTTGTTGTAAAATTTTGTCCTTTTTGGTGGGGAAGTAACGAAATTGCGTCTTTCTCTTGGACAGAATAAAATTTCAAAACTGTGTTTTTCATCGGTAAGTATAGAAATCAAAATTGCATCCTTTCGTCGCTAAGCACAAAAATTGTAGAATCAAAATTGCATCTTTCTTCGGTGGGGAAGTTTATAAAAGTTCTATAATCAAAGTTGTGTCTTTCCGTCGAAAACTACAATTTTTTAACCTTTGTCTGTGGAAAATATTTAAATTATTCCTGTGATGAGACGGTAAGGAATCAACTCTGATTTGTTTCCATATCAACTGTAGGACAATGAAGTTGACATGCTTAGCAAGTTGCCTGATGATGTTTTGCTCAACATTGTCGAGCGGCTTGATATCACTGAAGTAGCACGAACCGCCATCCTCTCCAGACGTTGGAAGCAGATCCCTGCTATGCTCTCAAAAATTTTCTTGACGGTTTGTTCTTTTGTGCCCAAAGATGGAAGGGGAAAATTAACCTCAGATGATATAGCTCGGGCCAATACCACCATGCTGAAAGCAACGAAGAGCATACTGGAAAGCAGGACTGGAAGTCTATACACCATTGACCTAATGTCCATGCAATTCTATTTGGGAGATGACTCCATCTTCTTTGGCCAGACTGTTGCCAACACCATAGCAGCACAAAAGGTTGCTTCAGTTGAGTTTACGATCTTAACGGGATTGGGTAAAAAATGTACCACCTCTTATGACCTGCTCGCTTATGGGAAGCAGTTCATGTCATTCTTTGATTCGTGTCCAAACGCGTTTGGTGGTCTTGCACACCTCTGGCTGGAGAATTTGAGGTTAGGCGAATCATACTTCCCCAAAATTTTTGGTATATGCAAGCAACTGGAGTTTCTCCAACTTTGGCGGTGTGACATGGGGCATCTGTCTTTGCTGGAAGTGCAACACCCGCAACTCCGTGAACTAGTGATTTCCTGTAGCAGTCTTCAGAGGGTTGATCTGAAGTGGGTGCCGAAGCTCACAGTAGTGAAATTCAATATGTTTAAATCACCAGATGACCCCTTCTCGTTGGGTTATGTCCCACTGCTCCAGACTGTGAACATCAGTAATACTGGTTTTTCTGGGCACAAGATGCTCAAGCTAAGTGAGTTGCTTCGTAAAACCGCCATAAGCAATCtgcatttgaatttcaaatcAGAAAAGGTTAGTGAATGTCCTcagtggtgtgtgtgtgtgttctggAGAGGTTGTAGTTATTATTTTTGGTTAGTATAATTCTGAATTATCCCCCTCTTGCAGATTTGGGTAAAACCTGAAGGCCGAAAGCAATTGTTGCCCGTGTTCCATAAACTAAGTCTTGTGAATTTGTTTAACATTTCTGAAGAATGCGACCTGTCTTGGACAATGTTCATACTCCAAGGTGCACCCATTCTTAAGAAACTATGCATCATGGTAAAATCTTGTACTGATTATTCATTTCTCATATTTATTGCACCTCATGTTGAATAGGCAAAGCAAATTATCTCTTTTTGAAGTTCAAACTTTCGGTGACTAGTTAGGAGTTTTTGATCTCATTGAATGCAGGTGCGGGATCATTTATGTGAGATGATAAAGGGGAAGCGGAGGTATATGTATGCGTTCAGCAAGAAGAAGGATGAAGGACTAGAGTGGGAATCATCTGCCCCTAATTTCAAGCACCATAATCTGGCTGAGCTCAGGATCTATGGGTTTCAGGCAGAAGATAAGTTCGTGAGGTATGTCAGAAATGTAATGGAGGCAGCGGTGAACCTGGAGGCTGTATACCTGCATGAGGATCCAGGGTGTGAGAAGTGCAAGCCCATACTTCCAAATGAGTGGACGCGGATGGAGACGTTGTTGATTAGAGACAAAATCAACAAGGGGATCTGCTCAAATGTTGGGATTCACTTCCCGAGTCGAGGGCTAGAATATTAGTATTACAAAATAACGCTCTCGCGCTGCAAAGCATGTATTGATTAGTTGTCGCCGATGAACCTTTTCAGGTATGTTTATTTTTAGATGGTAGTGAGTTGAGTAGGATAAGTACCCTTAACATTTCTATCGAGTATTTTGGCGTTGTTTGTTTTCGTTGTGAAATGGATTGCACCACGCGGACATAGCGTGTTAGCCAAAAGACATTTTCCAGGATCATTATTTTAACCAGACGTCCACCCAAAAATCTGGAAACCAGATCTTGGCAGAGGACAGGGGTACCAGTACCACATTCGAACCACATTTTGTTACCATATATTCGAGCTGCAGCAGTGGCGCAGGCAGCTCCTGATGGTATAACACCTACAGGGATTGGGTTAAAACGTTCTTTGATGCAATATTAGATTGGACTAGGAAAaatgtgcgttgcaacgggaaaaAAGAGAACAACATGGGAGCATTATCGGGTGATTAATTAAATCTCGTACTAGTTGTGGAATATATGTCAGTGGAAATGGCCCTCTCTCATGGTCACTTTTGTTAAACAAACCCCAAATCTCTAGAAAAAAACTTGCGGACTCACCAACTCGAACCTCACCTACCCCCGTCTAACCTCTCAATTGCCTCCCTCCTGATTCAGTATTACCCGACCCGCTTCCCACCCCTACGCCGCCTTCCACGTATCTCGTCCGCAGTAAAATTAAAGTAAAATTCCAATTACGTGGCTTTCCTATTTATTAGAGagttttttatttaaaaatatttgagCAGAAAACAAGGAAGCATAAACATGTACATACATTTATTGGATGCGGCTACGCGGTGCTATAGCACCGGTTAGTCTACCGGAATGCCCCCATGCGTGAACAAAATCTTTTCCAAAAAAATGTGGCCAAGAGATGAAAGTGACAATGACGAGCAATAGAAATTAGGAACATACAAATACAACCATCCTATTATTTGCGCGAGCTATTTTTTAGATCATTTGCGCGGACTATTTTTTACATCCGAATTATCGGGAGACCCTACTAATTACATTTCTAGATGTGGAAAACTAAAATAATTACATCCAAATTGGggaatgtactatttgttacatcCAAAATTCTCGCCACTGTGTCATGGGAGATGAATTGAAGTGTTTTTCTTTGAGAGGAGACACTCCGATGATAAGTGTTTTATTCTATATCATTGGCggcgaggaagacgaagaagaagactgcCTCGAGTCTACTATTATTGCCCAATCATccaaccttagagcatctccagccttgtcccccaaagcaatttagggcgcgccggaccaaaaaaaccgttccagtcgcgtcccccaaagcccatttttgtccggcgcgccccgatacggtgtccggcgccccgagcccgtccccgtcccacaggggacgctccggggacgccggacacaccgaaaagcgaggcggggagtggcggggccgacccgtcagcggcacaataaattttaacctaaccgtcgcctatcgtgcgacggaagttattggctttgcagcgatggtgcagttcccgtagcgacggtgcagtaccCGCaaaggcgcagcgacgcgtcccgtcgcgcctagctctgcgtgccggcgttaatgagcgccaccgctcttccgcctccctccggcctataaaagggccgcctctcatcgtccctctcacacacaaatcctagcgcctctctccccaaccctagccgctgatggcgtgtatttcacacgttcgttgggaaccccaagaggaaggtatgatgcgcacagcagcaagttttccctcagaaagaaaccaaggtttatcgaaccaggaggagccaagaagcacgttgaaggttgatggcggcgggatgtagtgcggcgcaacaccggagatcccggcgccaacgtggaacccgcacaacacaaccaaagtactttgccccaacgaaacagtgaggttgtcaatctcaccggcttgctgtaacaaaggattaaccgtattgtgtggaagatgattgtttgcggagaaaacagtaaaacaagtattgcagcagatttgtatttcaagattaaagaatggaccggggtccatagttcactagaggtgtctctcccataagataaaagcatgttgggtgaacaaattacagtcgggcaattgacaaatagagagagcataacaatgcacatacatgtcatgataagtatagtgagatttaattgggcattacgacaaagtacatagaccgccatccaactgcatctatgcctaaaaagtccaccttcaggttatcgtccgaaccccttccggtattaagttgcaaagcaacgagacaattgcattaagtatggtgcgtaatgtaatcaacaactacatcctcggacatagcgccaatgttttatccctagtggcaacaacacaagcacaaccttagaactttctgtcatcgtcccggtgtcaatgcaggcatgaacccactatcgagcataaatactccctcttggagttaagagcaaaaacttggccagagcctctactagtaacggagagcatgcaagatcataaacaacacatatgtaataacttgataattaacataacatggtattctctatccatcggatcccgacaaacacaacatagagtattacagatagatgatcttgatcatgttaggcagctcacaagatccacaaatgaagcacaatgaggagaagacaaccatctagctactgctatggacccatagtccaggggtgaactactcactcatcactccggaggcgaccatggcggcgtagagtcctccgggagatgaatcccctctccggcagggtgccggaggagatctccgaaatcccccgagatgggattggcggcggcggcgtctccggaaggttttccgtatcgtggttttttcttatcgggggtttcgcgacggaggctttaagtaggcggaagggcgagtcggggtcgacgaggggcccacaccacggggcggcgcggcccccctggccgcgccgccatgtggtttggccacctcgtggccccacttcgtatgctcttcggtcttccggaaggttcgtggcaaaataggaccccgggtcttcgtttcgtccaattccgagaatatttcgttactaggatttccgaaaccaaaaacagctagaaaacgaaaGCGGCActtctggcatcttgttaataggttagttccggaaaatgcacgaatatgacataaagtgtgcataaaacatgtaggtatcatcaataatatggcatagaacataagaaattatcgatacgtcggagacgtatcaagcatccccaagcttagttccgcttcgtcccgagcgaggtaaaacgataacaaagataatttccgaagtgatatgccatcataaccttgatcatactatttgtaaacatatgtagtgaatgcagcgatcaaaacaatggtaatgtcatgagtaaacaagtgaatcataaagcaaagacttttcatgaatagtacttcaagacaagtattaataagtcttgcgcgcataagagttaactcataaagcaataaatcaaagtaaaggcattgaaacaacacaaaggaagattaagtttcagcggttgctttcaacttataacatgtatatctcatggataattgtcaacatagagtaatataacaagtacaatatgcaagtatgtaggaatcaatgcacgattcacacaagtgtttgcttcttgaggtggagagagataggtgaaccgactcaacataaaagtaaaagaatggtccttcaaagaggaaagcatcgattgctatatttgtgctagagcttttattttgaaaacatgaaacaattttgtcaacggtagtaataaagcatatgagttatgtaaattatatcttacaagttgcaagcctcatgcatagtatactaatagtgcccgcaccttgtcctaattagcttggactaccggatctttgcaatgcacatgttttaaccaagtgtcacaatggggtacctccatgccgcctcgtacaaaggtctaaggagaaagctcgcattttggatttctcgcttttgattattctcaacttagacatccataccgggacaacatggacaacggataatggactcctctttaatgcataagcatgtggcaacaattattattctcatatgagattgaggatatgtgtccaaaactgaaacttccaccatgaatcatggctttagttagcggcccaatgctcttctctaacaatatgcatgctccaaccataaaggtggtagatctctcttacttcggacaagacggacatgcatagcaactcacatgatattcaacaaagaatagttgatggcgtccctgaagcatggttatcgcacaacaagcaacttaataagagataaagtgcataagtacatattcaataccacaatagtttttaggctatttgtcccatgagctatatattgcaaaggtgaatgatggaattttaaaggtagcactcaagcaatttactttggaatggcgNNNNNNNNNNNNNNNNNNNNNNNNNNNNNNNNNNNNNNNNNNNNNNNNNNNNNNNNNNNNNNNNNNNNNNNNNNNNNNNNNNNNNNNNNNNNNNNNNNNNTTGTAACTTGTACGGCacaaatccctcggctccgcctcctatataaggggggtcgagggacgcgagatcatcgaatcattgtctacaaaccctagttttcataatcgtcgagtacttttcggctgaaaccttcgagatctacttgccctctacttccaactaaaccctagcctacaatccataggcattgacaagttaataccttgtcacccgaggattcggttagccatggcttgtgaaagcaaaaggttgggaggagtgtcatctataaataaaactaaaatacatgtgtaaacaaaagagaagagggatgatctaccttgctggtagagataacgtccttcatgggagccgctctttgaaagtctgtttgacaagggggggtagagtgcccactaccattcgttgacaacaacaaacacctctcaaaactttacttttatgctctctatatgatttaaaaacttgaaaagctctagcacatgatttaatccctgcttccctctgcgaagggcctttcttttactttatgttgagtcagtttacctacttatttctatcttagaagcaaacacttgtgtcaactcgtgtgcattgattcttacatgcttgcttattgcactcatcatattactttgtgttgacaattatccatgagatatacatgttgaaagttgaaagcaattgctgaaacttaaatcttcctttgtgttgcttcaaaaccttttattaagaatctattgctttatgagttaactcttatgcaagacttttcgatggttgtcttgaaagtactattcatgaaaagtttttgctatatatatgattcagttgtttagtcattatctttttgttagcaaactatagaccattgctttgagtcacttcattcatctcatatgctttacaatagtattgatcaagattatgttggtagcatgtcacttcagaaattattctttttatcgtttacctactcgagggcgagtaggaactaagcttggggatgcttgatacgtctccaacgtatctataatttcttatgttccatgctagttttatgacaatacctacatgttttattcacactttataatatttttatgcattttctgggactaacctattaacaagatgccgaagtgtcagttcctgttttctgctgtttttggtttcagaaattctacacaggaaatattctcggaattggatcccacgaagacagaagtcaatattttgccgagacggacccagagagccagagaagggccagaggggggccaaggggcccccacaccataccatggcacgggcccacccctggccgcgccaccaggtgtggagggcaccctggggcccctccgaggccgcccttccgcctatatattctcccagaagtaaaaaccctaagtgtcccggtcttcctccacgaaaagttacgtagccgccgccatcgcgaagacaagtttcgggggacagaatctctgttccggcacgccgccgggacggggaattgcccccggagtcatatccatcgacaccaccgccatcttcatcgccgctgctgactcccatgatgaggagggagtagttcgcccctgaggctgagggctctaccggtagctatgtggttcatttcTCTCTACCATGGTGTgacctttatgtgatcatgagctttgtaatctagttgaatatgtagatgttactcttgtctattatgcactctagatgttactttaatatgaactccggagtcactctccacggtgtgatggtgacagtgtgcgcatcgtgtgtgattcctttatgacgttgtggagcttgtttactccggcttgaggtgtgcttttgcagccctacacaatgaatggtgtttgttatccaacaagagagtgtttgagagtagcatttatttattcaattatgtgatcattgttgagagtgtccactagtgaaagtatgatccctaggctttgtttctaagcattgaaacaccgtttccaacaagttctgctacatgttcgcttgctgccatttttatttcagattgcaattactacttataatcattcatattacttgtatttcactatctcttcgccgaactagtgcacctatacatctgacaagtgtattaggtgtgttggggacacaagagacttcttgtatcttaattgcagggttgcttgagagggatatctttgacctctacctccctgtgttgacaattatccatgagatatacatgttgaagttgaaagcaaccgctgaaactttatcttcctttgtgttgcttcaatgcttttactttaaatttattgctttatgagtaactcttatgcaagtcttattgatgcttgtcttgaaagtattattcatgaaaagtctttgctatatgattcattagtttactcattatcttcatcattgcttcgaatcgctgcattcatctcatatgctttacaatagtatgatcaagattatgatagcatgtcacttcagaaattatctttgttatcgtttacctactcgagggcgagtaggaactaagcttagggatgcttgatacgtcccaaacgtatctataatttcttatgttccatgctacttttatgatgatactcacatgttttatacacattatatgtcattattatgcattttccggcactaacctattgacgagatgccgaagagccagttgctgttttctgctgtttttggtttcagaaatcctagtaaggaaatattctcggaattggatgaaatcaacgcccaggggcctatttttccacgaagcttccagaagaccggaggacttacgaagtggggccacgaggcgatgccacactagggcggcgcggcctggccc contains the following coding sequences:
- the LOC124661757 gene encoding uncharacterized protein LOC124661757, with translation MLDNEVDMLSKLPDDVLLNIVERLDITEVARTAILSRRWKQIPAMLSKIFLTVCSFVPKDGRGKLTSDDIARANTTMLKATKSILESRTGSLYTIDLMSMQFYLGDDSIFFGQTVANTIAAQKVASVEFTILTGLGKKCTTSYDLLAYGKQFMSFFDSCPNAFGGLAHLWLENLRLGESYFPKIFGICKQLEFLQLWRCDMGHLSLLEVQHPQLRELVISCSSLQRVDLKWVPKLTVVKFNMFKSPDDPFSLGYVPLLQTVNISNTGFSGHKMLKLSELLRKTAISNLHLNFKSEKIWVKPEGRKQLLPVFHKLSLVNLFNISEECDLSWTMFILQGAPILKKLCIMVRDHLCEMIKGKRRYMYAFSKKKDEGLEWESSAPNFKHHNLAELRIYGFQAEDKFVRYVRNVMEAAVNLEAVYLHEDPGCEKCKPILPNEWTRMETLLIRDKINKGICSNVGIHFPSRGLEY